TTCTCTTCACAACCACAAACATGCACCAGACGTTGGCCTCTAGGCATTTGCTAAtgggcctccctccccccagctcctaggccctcctctgcttgcaaaAATCCAGAATCCTCCAATTCCCTGAAGGGACGTGCTGTCTGTGGCTATGGCGCTTCAGCGAGACCCCTCTCAGGGCattggtgatgttccaggttctgtGCAGCTTATATAaatctttcacatctttttaaAGATAGCTATGGAAAGGACCACCTCTCATTGTGAATATGTGTGTTGTACGTGCGTGTCACCTGTGTGACAAATTGTGTGTGATAAATATAGTGTCCCAGTGAAAAGAACATGAGTTTTAATGTCCGATAGATAAGGATTCTAATCATGGTTCTGCCATCTTAATTCATTCTGCCCTATCTATTGATGCCTACCTGgagtgaccttgaacaaattgtGGGTCTTTCTGGGTCTTGGATCCTTCACTAGTTGAgatgaaatcatgatatttacGTTGAACGGTTTTGGCAACAATTCCCAACCACGTGTGCAGGTGTTTGCCTCTACGTAGAACTGTATTCAACCATCTAAAGGGATGAGACTCAGTTCTGTTTTTGAGCATGCCCTCCGGGCCCAGTTACACTATTTAATGGCTCACGTTAATGTTGTCACAAACATCCCGTCACTTCTGTCCAGCTCAGAGAAGCATGCAGACACACAAACCTGGCCACAGTGTGGCCCCCAGAGGACATACTCCAAGCCCTGACACCTCGTGTCCCCTGATCAGATGTGCCAGATGCTTGAGTCCCCTCACAAGGGGCAAGGGGGATCCAGCATCCAGGCCTGGAGAGGGACAGGCCTCTCCCTTCCTTGGTGACTATGACCATACTGTTGGTGTCTGGGGCTATGTCACGCCCTGTGTCTGGTGAGGTCCAGCCTGGATGAAGCCACGGGGGCTGGGGACTTGGTCACCATGGAGGTCAGCCCTCCCTGAGCCCCACTAGAAGCAGGAAATATTGTTCACATCCAGAAGAAAATCAACTCTGTTCTTCAGGAAATAGAGTTAAAATATCCAGAGTATCTTTCTGGCATTTTAACCTTTCAATGTTGCCTTTAAGAATTCAGAAAGCAAATGATCTTcaaaatgatgtgtgtgtgtgtgtgtgcacatgtgtgtacatatatgtgcacGTTCACTGACTTATTGCTCTTAGACCGGGTTACCTGGTCACTGACATCATTTGAATGTTAAGTTCTTTCAAGTTCCAGACCAAGGACACCTGCTTAGGAAGGTGACTGAGAAACTTTTGGAGTATGCAGAAGGAGCAAATCTATGAAGCTAATGGTGCTGGTTTCTGTCCGTACCAACTCTCTCACTTCTTTTAGCTTCAGTGTCCTTTTCTTGTCATTGTTGGAGGGATGAAATACAGTGTGATAATGTACAGATGTGTTCTGTAAATGCCAACGTGCTATGAGGGTATTCGTTAACACCTGACATTGTGCTTCCTGCACATACTGATGACCCTTCAGCGAGCGCCTCCAGGCCAGAATATCAGGCCTTTGTTGGAGGATGTGCCCAGAGGATGTGCAGACATCCAGCTGGCCCGCTGGCCCAGTCCTCAGAGAACGTGCCCCTAAGCATACTCATAGACCACCCTCACCGGAGTTACTTAAGGAGCCCGCTAACACTGCAGAGCCCCAGACCTGCTGATTCGGAAACCCCGAGCATGACCCAGGGATATCAATCTATAACCAGCACCCCAAGTTTAGCAGGTGAGTCTGATAAACACCAAAGTGTGAGAATCGTGGACCCAATGGTGCCCCCAGAAACATATTCCTTGGTTCATTTACTCTACAGCAGTACATGGGCACCTGTCTCACGCCACGGGCTATTTACGGGGACAGTCTTTGGGAGCAGGGGAGCTGCACAGGTGAACCCCTCACTCTGATGTCACCCACCAAGTATGTAACGAACACACGTATCCAACTCTGGATTCGGTGGGCCACGCGAGGGGGCCAAGCGATGAGGGGGCTGCTGGcatttggttctgtttctccctctggaaGGCCGAGCTCTGCACACATCGTGCGTGGTTACTGCTCACCAGAGCTCTGAAAGgtaaagaaggaaactgaggctcagccgGCTTCCGTGACTTGCCCAGTGTCCTAGGACGGCAGTGGTGTGTCGGTAAGTGTTCAAGCAGGCTctcagggtgggggaaggaagccCTGACCCCCACACCTTCCCCACAGGGTCTTGGTAAAAGGAGGCAAGGCTATCATCTCTGTGCACTTTCCTGAGGGTGGGCTTAGACCCCTGCGCGCCCAGAGTCCCCCAGGCTGCCACCATACCACGCCACCCACCatcctcccctttctctgaagAGCTCTGGCACGTTGTGCTGTCCAGGTCCTTCGCAAACTGGAACTTGCTGTCTCACCAGACCCAGGGCAGACGGTGTGTGGTTGACAGACGGCAGCAGCTGGAACTCGGGCAGGGAATGCTGAGCCACACCGTGGCTCTGCTGAGGCTGGCTGTGGACAGACAGGCCGGCCCAGTTGTGAGCGCTCAGGGTCAAATAAAGCGCTCATCCTGGCTGAGGGGACGCCCAGAGGATGTCACAGTGAGTCTCAGCCTCCCTGCAGCAGACTTGAGAAGCTCTGGCTGCAAGGTGATAGAAAGAGGCCCCGGCAAACCGAGCGCCCCCAGGAGTTTAGCAGCTGCCCTGGAGCTGGGCCCTTGGTCATGCAGGCCGGAGGAACACGGGTTCCTTCCGCCCCCAGCAAAGGAGCCTACCCCTACCGAGTCCCCCCAGCACAGCCTGGAGAGGGAGGGCCTCAGCCCTGGGAAGCTCAGCCGGCGCAGGGAGGTGGGACCTCCACGTCAAGGTCTGGCTGGGCCGGTGCCCAGGCCGGGGCAGGTGGCACTGAGGCGTGAAGGTGCCCAGGCATCCGTCCCTTTTCTCAGACAGACTTCCTTGACTCAGCCTGTCTtcgagacacacacacacacacacacacacacacacacacgccagagggctggaggggcggggggggggggggggggagccacgAGGAGGAGCCAATCACCCTGCACCGGAGCCTTCAGGGCCGGTTCCCTCGGCGGCGCGGcgtgtgagagagtgtgtgcgcatcAGCGGGGATTTCTGTGATAGAGGCAGCCAGGttccagagagggagagcagaggagggggaagaacgagaggggaggagaaaattgggggtgggagagacagacggagagaacagcagtgggagagagggaagagaagcgccgccaggagagagggggagagggcgggagggagagagccggcggaggggagagaagaaagggagagcgAGCAGGGAGAGCGCAGGACGCGAGAGCCGCGGAGCCGGCGGGGCGCGCGCGGAGAGGGATGGGGTGAGGGCCGGGGGGCGCCTGCCGGCCAGCTcggggcgcgggcgcgggggggagggcatgggggcgggggccgggggggcgcggggcgggggcggcgccgCGGGGCCGAGCGGCGGCGGGGGCGCCATGGCGGCGCCGGGTTGCGGGCCCTGAGCGCCGCGGCGGCGGGGCGCGCACCATGAACTCGTGGGACGCGGGCCTGGCGGGGCTGCTGGTGGGCACGATGGGCGTCTCGCTGCTGGCCAACGCGCTGGTGCTGCTCTGCCTCCTGCACAGCGCCGACATCCGGCGCCAGGCGCCCGCGCTCTTCACCCTGAACCTCACGTGCGGCAACCTGCTGTGCACCGTGCTCAACATGCCGCTCACGCTGGCCGGCGTCGTGGCGCAGCGGCAGCCGGCCGGCGACCGCCTGTGCCGCCTGGCCGCCTTCCTCGACACCTTCCTGGCCACcaactccatgctcagcatggccGCGCTCAGCATCGACCGCTGGGTGGCCGTGGTCTTCCCCCTGAGCTACCGCGCCAAGATGCGCCTCCGCGACGCCGCGCTCATGGTGGCCTACACGTGGCTGCACGCGCTCGCCTTCCCCGCCGCCGCGCTCGCCCTGTCCTGGCTCGGCTTCCACCAGCTGTACGCGTCGTGCACGCTGTGCAGCCGGCGGCCGGACGAGCGCCTGCGCTTCGCCGTCTTCACGGGCGCCTTCCACGCGCTCAGCTTCCTGCTGTCCTTCGTCGTGCTCTGCTGCACGTACCTCAAGGTGCTCAAGGTGGCTCGCTTCCACTGCAAGCGCATCGACGTGATCACCATGCAGACGCTCGTGCTGCTCGTGGACATCCACCCCAGgtgagggggggggcggggagggccgtGGGGAGGGCCGTGGGGAACTCGGTTCCGGGAGGGCTCGTGGCAGGAGGAAAGGGGGTCCCTGTGtttcccagcaccccccccccgccatgcccCAGGGTGCGACCTCGCGCAGGCCCCCTTGCCACGGTGCCTCCCTTCTTTCTTGGAAAaactgaggtggggggagggcccaATGCTGCCAGTCTTGAGACAGGTGCCTAGAACGTCCACCAAGCAGGGCCACCAAAAGCAGGGGTGGCACAGTGTGTGCAGTTTTTGAAGCATCGGGGTAGAAAGCACAGAGTCAGCACTTCGGCGGGCTTCGGAGAGTCCTGCGTGTGTTTGTCGTTTTCACTTTAGAAAGCCTGCGGAGAGGGCAGTGATCTCTATTCACTGCTTGAATAGGTTCTAATCAGGCCCCAAGAGTGTGGCCTAGTCGCTTGAGGAGCCCCTCTAGAGCTCTTCCAGCAAGGAAGTGCTGCTCTTCTGGGTCTTTCTTCTCCCTGGGGTCGGGGGCGGCCGCTGTCTCCAGATCCCCTGTTGTGTGAGTCCTCAGGCTGCACCTTCCTCTGTGGGACCTTAAAGGAGCATCTGAAGGGCTCTAAGGGGACTGGAGGGGGGATCTTGCTCTTCCCGGACAGCACTGTCCCGTGTCTCCCAGACTTGGAGCCCGGAGGTCCCTGCAGAGGGAGAGCGTCACCCACGAGGCTCCTGAGACAAAACCTGTCCACACCGCCTCCACCGTCACCTGCCGCTGTCTCAGAAAGGCAGATCagggtgggtggctcaggtgcGGCTACGCCCTGGGAGCTCCTGCCATCCTTGGGAGCAtctcagggagggaaggaggagactcTCAGCTGAGGTGTCCTGAGCTCACCTTGGTTTTTATTATGAGAGTAGGAAACCAAGGAAGGAAACGGCTGGTGGTGTCTCTGATTTCTCTGCTGTTTTAGATCCCATCGTCCCAGGGAAGGGCGGGCGCCCCCTCTGTCGCCCGGGTCCTAAGTAAGGGGGCTGTGGCTTCCAGATGGTGCAGAAAGTGAGGTAGACAGAGAGCTCCTAAGGGGGAGGGTTGCTGGGGGCAGTGAGGGAGCTCCGTCCTCAGGGTGTGAATGCCCCTCCCCATCCAAGGGGAAGCAGGCTCGTGACTGAGAGGGGCCAGACTGGAAGTGTCAGTCTAAGCGAGGGTTCCTTCAGTGTGAGTTGTTTCTGCCCGTTGAGCCATAGAAAGAAAAGTCCTTAAACTTCACTGTGTCCGCACATACACAGGCATGCGTGTATGTATCcattgctcccccccccccccagaatggCCCTTCCGCATTACACGCTGGGCCAAAGCTTCTAGCCACAGAATCTTCCTTATGGAATCATTCACAGTATGTACATGTGAATGACCAATAGCACAGACACCAGGGCATATGAACCCATGTGTGCAAATGTGTGAGCTTCACTTACCCAATCGCATGTGGTCATGTGTAAACCGCGTGTCGAGCAGACAGGTCACCACATGTGCACATGTCCCAGGGGACATACGTGCACACTGACCTGGGCTGACTCACTGCCTGTGTCTATTCATGGTTCAGTGTCGCTTAAGGAAATATTCTGCAGCCATAATTGCAGAGCTGTTCCCGTTCTGATCTCCTGGGGTGTGAGGACCTTGCTGTGGAAGGTGCCTCTctaggggacgcctgggtgactcagtcggtgaagcatctgactcttgatttgggctcaggtcatgatctcagggtctgtgggattgagccctgtgtcgggctctgcatggagcctgcttcggattctctctccctctctctctgcccttccccatgtctcttaaataaataaagaaagaaataaatcttaataaataaaacttaattaaaaaaaaaaaaaacaggtgcaTCCTTAGGACTTGACCAGGGCTGTTTTAGATTCTGTAGGCAATGTTGTTGAACAATATAGATTCCCATAGCAGGGTCCCTAACCATGAGTCTAAGTAGAGGAGGGTTTGAGCCAGGAGAGGAATCTGTCCTTATTCAGACCAGTACAAATCCCATCCCTCCTGTCCCTCCATGTTCCAGAACAGGAGGGGCTGTGGCTCCTTTTTAGCCCTTGTAGGATATAGGGCCATCTCCACTCTTGCAAACATTGCAAATCTGTCACTGACTCCAGGCTGCTGCTCTGCTCGCCTCCGGTCCCCTATGCTCTCTCTGATCACCTCAAGGAGAACCTTGAACTCTTCTAAGCTCCAGGATGCTTTCAGAAGCTCCTACTTCTGATGCCATGGGGCCTGCAGGGCCAGCATTAATCCGCACTGGGGAAAGGAAGGGCTTCTGGGACAGGAATTGCCTTTGGCCAGTTCAGACAGGCCCCACTGGCTGAGGGCTGGCAAGAGGTTATGGCAGAGTGGGCAGATATGATGGCACTGTCCCTTCAATGAACCCAGTCTGCCTTCTGTTCCCAGGTTCCCAGAGCAAGAGGGTAGGCAATGGGCCACAGAGGAGGGCAACAGCTTCCTGACAGCTTATCCACAGCCTTCTTTCTTGGCATCTCCAAACTCTTCCTCGCCACAAATGAGAAACTGTGCAGCTAGCGTGGTCTGATGGAGAAGGCTGCATCTAGAACCTCCAGGTCCTAGGCGCAAAGCCTCCAGAAATATCAGCCAAGCCTCCTGGGCTGGTTTAGTGCTGACAGCCAGGACACCTGGGGATCAGCAGAACCCGGGTTTCCTTATCTGGACGGCCAGGGCGGCAGGTGGAGGCTCCGCTCGCTGGAGGTTTTACTTAACAGCCACCACACTAATGGCCTCCTGGGACTTAATTAGAAGGGACCCATTTTCAATTCCCTGAGGCCCGGGTGACGTTTGTCAGGAAGCTCCCCAGGGGTGCCTGTTCTTCCCACAGAGTGTTTAACGTAGCAGCAAGTGGCAGTCCGGACTCCTTTGTTTCGATACCGTCAAAAGATCGGGGACCCTCTGTCTTAAATTAAATCTGTCCCAAGAGACATTTCCCACTCCTGTCTTTCTACCGTGGTGTCTCAAGTTGTGACATTCATAAAGCAATTAGGAATTCCTAATATTTATTACCTACCTGGTCCCCTGATTGCTCAGTCTGTGTGGTTCTGTTCTCCCAGACCATAGCTCTGGACTAGTTGTAGCCGGTCCTGTCCCCCGTGCTGCCAGAGCCTTGGGCTGTCCTCTGACGTGGGACataggtgggggctggggcaccGAGGCTGGATCCCTGCATCTCCCTGTGCAGCTGAGGGCTGCCACTCGGTTGGCACAGGTCAGTGATTTCACAGAGCAGAATGTTGGTGAAGCATACTTATCCTCGTGGTCAGGGTGGGCCAATGGTCGGCTAAGTGCCAACCCTGGAGGGCGTCGGAGCTGGGGCATAAGACTGGCAAGGGCCTGCAGAGATAACCCCCACTGTGCCCTtgattttataggtgaggaaattggGAGACCCAGGGAAGGAAGGTAGGGCACTTCCTAATCGAACAGATCTAGAACGTGGCTCAAGTCCAAACTTGTGCCCAGTTCTGCCCCTGAGATTTATGGGTGGGACAAAGGTGCCCACAGAGGCTCACAAACCatctatataaatatttagagGTTCTAAATTAAGCTTACAAACTGTTAAATGAAATATGTTCTATCCTCCTACCTTGACAAGTGTACATTTATAACACTTTGcaagcctgggttcaaatttagAATTCTCGAGCTCCTTGGAGTTCAGCCTCGTACATGGCGGGGAGAGCTGGGCGGGCTCCGAGCACACagcccctgcctctcctccccacccctagcCAGTACCGCAGGGAGCCTCCACTCCTCAGGCCCCGAGCCGGGCACGCATCTGGCATCGTCCACCGTCCACGCATGAATGGGCCTGGGGAGGAATGCTGGCACACATTCTGGACGCAGGATCAGGGCATCTGGGCAGGGAGTTCTGTGTTCCAGGTACGTGGGGTCCGGGTTCCAGGTACTTGGTCTAGAATGGATGCTGTGGGCTCTGGGTGGGCACATGAAGTCTTCATTTCATGAGAGGGGCGTCGTCCCTTCAATGTCCAGGACCCAGGAGAGCCCCTTCGTGTGAGGTCTGAGGACACGACTTTTCGCACTAGTGTGCTGACCCCAGCCTCAAGGTCTGCTCCACCGTGGCTCAGCCTGTCCCCTTGCctattttttattctgaaagcCCAGAAAACAAATCTGGATCACCCCGGGAGTACTCGGAGCGTGTGCTCAGGACCGACTCCAGTCATCTGGGGACCACCGAAGGCCCAGACCattgtgctgggcatggaggtgTCTGGGACTGGAAGATTTCGGCCGTGACTTCCTCATTTACTCACTTTTCAGACATTACCTGGCTTCTCCATTCCCTTTGCCGTTTATTGAAGCCTCCTGGGAAGCAGCTCCCCGGCTCCACATGTCACAATGCTGGAGAGCCCATCTCTCTGTCACAAGGAAGCCCTGTGTCCTGTCGCAGCCCTCAGGAACCCCCACACTGATGTACATGCTCGGACTCTGGGTGAATGCTCCTGGCCAGGGGAATCTGGGGCCCCTCAGAATCTGGAGATTCTGCCCACGAGTCTGAGGACTCCAGCCACTACCCCCGTGCCCAGGAATATCCGGAGAAGGCGTTAGTGTGGCGAGACACAGCTTGCTTCTTGCTCTGTGATCCGGTGGGGGTGCAGTGGGATCTGGGGGAGACACCCCAGGTCCTGGAGTCAGGAGGGCTGGAATGAGTCCCCATTATTTCTGTCCCAAACTCGCTGTGGGATCCTGGGCAGGGCATAAACCCTTCTGGCCCTccgtgtcctcatctgcaaataaataaaacaatagctCACAGGGCTATGAGATTTCAGGGCACCCAGTTTTGCAAAGCtatggtggggaaaaaaatgagagggagagaagaatgatCTTATTATGTTGTTCTGGGTGGGCTGCTCTCCTACTGCGCTTAACGGTAATGATAAGCAAGAGGGTTGCCCTGCTGCCCTGCCCTCCTTCTCCTGCGATCCCCCGTCCTTCCCCAGAAATCGGGGAGCTCCGAGCAGGGAGGATGGGTCTGTCCCCTTGCAGGGGCTCAGGGAAGCAGCCGTGTGGTTCCTGGCCAGGAGCGCCAGATTTTACAGTGAACGGGAGTGACATTGATCATTCTAGCCTGTACAGTGTCCATTTTATTCCTCTGGGTCACTGCGATGCGTCCGTTTGTCCTTCTGAAGGCCTCCAAAGCTTTGCCAACATCTGCTTTTAAGTGTTCCTCATGGGGTTAAGGCAGGATTATCTGGTGCCGCAGGGAGAGGGGAGACCGTCGTCGGGGTCCTCAGCCCTGCAGCAGCGACCTCGTTTCCTCTGGGGGAGTACTGGAGGAAGCGCCTCACTCCTCCAGGGCTTGGTAGCTGGTGAGTCATTTCCGTCCCTGATCAATGGTGGCTCTGCTTACAGCTATTATGAGATTCCCCTTGGATAAATGAGGAACCAGGTTCAGAGAGATCGAGTGACttccccaaggccacacagcagtgAGGGCGGAGCTGGGACTAGGACATCCAACCCACAGCTCTTTCGTTCACTGGGGTTATTCCAAAGCATCTGCGAAATGGACAGCATCGTCAGGGCCACAGATGGGCGGAGGGCCCAGCCCCGGTGCCACCCTCATTTATATGAACTTGGCGCTCGTTTTTTAGGGGATGCCCAGAATGCTCTGCTTCTCTCGTGGGGCGAGTATACCATGATGGCTCAGGACATCCGGCTCAGGTCTCAAATCTCCAACGGTTCTCGAGTCAATTACGTGAACGTCTGGAGGGCAATACCTTAATATTGAAACAAACAGGCCTGTGTTATGGAGACTGGGCCAAGCACATTGTTCCCTAGGGCCACCCTTGTCCCGGTTTGCCGAGTACTGACCGGGCTCTCCTAGGATGCAGGGCTTTGGGTGTTAGAATCAGGACATCCCAGACAGACCAAGATGAGTCGGTTACCTCATTGCACCCAGGCCTCCTGGATAGGGACCTACGCTTTCTCTCCACACCCACCCGTATCACGCACGTGTCACAGGAGCCAGAGGACATTGGTAGGGGAATCTGCAGAGACCCACGTATAAATGGAAAGCGAGGTGATTAAGACTGACTGTTGCTCCGTGGCCTCAGGCAAAGTCCCCCCAGTCTTCCTGCCCCATGAGCTGTATTCTTCAGATTTTTCTGGATGAGATGATGCCCTGGGGCCTCCCTAGGGGTATGTGATGACCCTAACTACTTGGGAGGTGACACTCAAGGCTCCAGAGTCAGATGGCCTGAGCTCAGATCCTGCCATCCCCTAGGACGACCGACTGTCCTGGTTTGTCCTAGATggtgttgcgggggggggggggggggtcctcagaCATGGTACTTTCCGTCTTAAAACTAGGACAgtccaggggcacccgggtggctcagtcggttgagcatctgactccggatttcagctcaggtcataatcctggggtcgtgggatcgagccctgtgtcaggctctgtgctgagtgtggagcctgcttgggattctctctccctctgcccctcccccacactcatgCCCATgattgcacgctctctctctctctctctctccaatttaatcaatcaatcaatcaatttaaaaaaactgggACAGTCCCGATTACCCAGGACAAGCTGGTCACCCTACCACCACTACTCACCAGCTGTATGATGTTGAGCAAGTTACttatcttctctgtgcctcatttccttATCCGACAAGAAGGCTACCATTGTACTAGTCCTCCATTTCTAGAGACATCGTGAGCATCAAACACACTCAAGCACCTGAGCCTCCCTCACAGTGTCTGCAAAGGGCACGAATTAAAGACGCAAGGAACGTGGGTTGTTACTAACGTTGGTTGTTAGAAATGAGTAACGTGACTTAACAGTAATCATTTTTCAGCCAGTGTGAAACCTGTACGTACCAAGCCAAACTCCAGTTCCCAGCTCCACATTCTGAGCCGAGGGGAAACAATCCTGCAAGAATTTCAAGGGCCTTCAATCCAGTCTAATGTGGAATTGCCCACCTGTGATCAGAAACAGGGCGAACAAGGGTTTTGATTCCGTGTTAAAATGATAGTCctgggggggagggtgcaggggagggTGCCCCGGCGTTAATGCTGCTGGGAACCTGGCTCGTGCACCTTCTCTCCGCACCTTGCTTTCCTTGAACACACTTGGCCTCGTTGTGGAGCCAGGTCACTGCAGCACGGGCCTGGATTTGCCAGGTTATCTCCACTTCCTGGGCAACTCTGTCCACGGTCTTCCTCCTTGCTCATTTTTGGAGTGATgtgatttatttcaaaaagaaacgGTAGGAACACGTGCCCACGTGGAGTGCCAGGGGATGGGGCTGGGAAACCCTGTGGCTGGCCTTGCCTTTCTGGCTCTCTGACGGCGGTAATGGACAGCTCGCTGTTGCTCATGAATTACCCCGTGGCGGCAGGAAAGGGGTTACGCAAACCACTTCTCTCAGCTGGCGTGAGGTGTCAGTTCTCGAAAGGTCCTAGCGCAAGTGGAGTCAGGACCAGGGTGTGGTTGGAAGCATAGACAGCAGGCTCCTGATTCCATCCTCAACGCCGTGTCCCTTGCAGGGACAGTCTCTTGGCTTCACTGAAGGAATCAAGTGACTTCTCCTTCAGTGACCCCAGAACGTAGTGTCTGTGGCTCCAGGCAAGGCTGAGGCTCTTGATGGAAGACGCAGGGCTGAAGACATGGCAGAAAGGAAGCCCCATGCCACACTGCATGCCCAGAGTCCAGGCCACCCCGGGGCGAAAGGACCAGCTTTGAGAAACATGGGCGAGGGTTCAAGTCACGTCTCCACTTACCAGCTGAGCAAATCGTTGGGCTTCTCTGCTCTTCCTTGTAAAACAGGGCAGGTAAAACACATCTGGAAGGATCTATGTTGGTAAAGACAAGAGTTAGAGatattaatggggcgcctgggaggctcggtcagttaagcatctgacttcggctcaggtcacgatctctcggctTGTGGGTtggggccccgcatcgggctctgtgctgacagctcggagcctggagcctgcttcgggttctgtgtctccctctctctttgcccctcccccagttgctctccctctctctctctctctctctctctctctctctctctctctctctcaaaaataaataaacattaaaaaattttaaaaaaagaattaaggataTAACTTAGAGAATACGGACGCTGGTGCTGGCATATTGCAGGTGATCGGTGAAATTTCATGAGGAATAAGGATGAGTTTATTTGCACGTGGGCACTGTGCTAATTGCTTTCTGTGCTTTCTGTGTTGAACGCCTTCATGCATCTGTGTGCTTTTTTGCATTCAAGTCTCAAAAGAGCCCTTGGTGGCATTCTATTATATTACTATGCACATTTTACAGACGATGACCCTGAAGGCTTGGCAAGGTCACGCCCGTGTCCAAGGTCACGCGCCTAGGGCCAGGACTTGACCTCGGGTCTGTCTGGCTCCTGTCTGAGTCCCTGCACGCAGCGCCCGGCCTGTGTTCGCTAACGGCAGGTCCTCTCGCCCCCTCTCGCGTGCAGTGTGCGGGAACGCTGTCTGGAGGAGCAGAAGAGGCGACGGCAGCGCGCCACCAAGAAGATCAGCACCTTCATAGGGACCTTCCTCGTGTGCTTTGCGCCCTACGTGATTACCAGGTGAGCCTGACCTGCGGGCCTCTCGCTTTGGAGGGCAAAGCAGCATCCGCGCGACCTGGAGCAGGCACCCGCCTCTCTCGGACTCGCGTTTCCAGAGAGTGTGTTGGGGGCGACACACGGGACGGGTTTGGTGAAAAGGAGGGCACGCGCTTTGCCTCTTCAGCCTCCAGTTGGGGACGGTGACTCAGAACCAAAGGGGATGGTGAAAGAGTCTCCCCCTGATTCCCAGCTCACATCATCTAACCCTTTGGCCTCGGCTCCGGCCCcaagaggcaggaaaggaaaggagaggagaggacaggggaggggaggggaggggaggggagggga
This genomic stretch from Prionailurus bengalensis isolate Pbe53 chromosome D2, Fcat_Pben_1.1_paternal_pri, whole genome shotgun sequence harbors:
- the GPR26 gene encoding G-protein coupled receptor 26; this translates as MNSWDAGLAGLLVGTMGVSLLANALVLLCLLHSADIRRQAPALFTLNLTCGNLLCTVLNMPLTLAGVVAQRQPAGDRLCRLAAFLDTFLATNSMLSMAALSIDRWVAVVFPLSYRAKMRLRDAALMVAYTWLHALAFPAAALALSWLGFHQLYASCTLCSRRPDERLRFAVFTGAFHALSFLLSFVVLCCTYLKVLKVARFHCKRIDVITMQTLVLLVDIHPSVRERCLEEQKRRRQRATKKISTFIGTFLVCFAPYVITRLVELSSSVPIGSHWGVLSKCLAYSKAASDPFVYSLLRHQYRKSCKDILNRILHRRSLHSSGLTGDSHSQHILPVSE